From the Periophthalmus magnuspinnatus isolate fPerMag1 chromosome 1, fPerMag1.2.pri, whole genome shotgun sequence genome, one window contains:
- the c1h4orf33 gene encoding UPF0462 protein C4orf33 homolog isoform X2, which translates to MSLKNQLQFAIEHTWDSNPVDHDPIRIIFSPGAGGLKMQVFGPFFNDPAAPPGPPGHAFPGLWDYEVVESFFLDSTTENYLEVEVCLHGQHLILLLSGVGQAFVQQLPMVFTAAVTGDRWMGEALIPWGYFPPNVNKMNSYAIHGSGEKRTYEALYSIPKEEIAEGQKPNFHLLQYFQDFQLQSIMGDDWVQPESEFWKGKP; encoded by the exons ATGAG TCTCAAAAACCAACTGCAGTTTGCCATTGAGCACACCTGGGACAGTAATCCTGTGGACCATGATCCAATCAGGATTATCTTCTCGCCTGGGGCAGGGGGTCTGAAGATGCAAGTATTTGGTCCCTTTTTTAATGATCCTGCAGCCCCTCCTGGACCCCCTGGACATGCCTTCCCTGGACTCTGGGATTATGAAG tTGTAGAATCATTCTTCCTAGACAGCACTACAGAAAACTACCTTGAGGTGGAAGTGTGTCT ACATGGGCAACATCTCATATTGTTGCTGTCAGGTGTCGGTCAGGCCTTTGTG CAACAACTCCCTATGGTGTTTACTGCCGCAGTCACTGGAGATAGATGGATGGGAGAAGCTCTAATTCCCTGGGGTTACTTCCCTCCTAATGTTAATAAGATGAACTCTTATGCCATTCATGGATCTGGCGAGAAACGCACTTATGAAGCACTTTATTCAATTCCTAAAGAGGAGATCGCAGAAGGCCAAAAACCAAACTT CCACCTGCTGCAGTATTTCCAAGATTTCCAACTGCAGAGCATCATGGGAGATGACTGGGTCCAACCCGAGTCTGAGTTTTGGAAAGGAAAACCATAA
- the LOC117377587 gene encoding sodium channel and clathrin linker 1-like — MEAELHFLRDQVQRLNSVLSQYQHGHNPQVLSQVEVEPQAQPATPWITDRSIMAPLIDEYDRHIKEMMEELQKYQGQMADIKVKLDRVVKENERLHTELRESVERQLHAIPMPSATEGSAVEEDIIIKNLQEQIQLSEQEREQAMELWQTTSQELNRLQQIYQKSVSDTQMHDAQKKQLTDQLVQLQQQAQKLLVDNQKLEMTNQQFLKTLTEQTTEMEELQSYNRQSKAELRTATAKVNEMTKLLQNLEEQMQRREEDVAEAQGRENAADRRLQQLQSALGHLQSRLNAATQEAESVRREQSVYEKKVGELQTRCTTLEEEKYAALTKVRESIQAAEEGALQKEQALLREKQKTEELEKTKETIKQLIQDAAVRTRKEVENVRKQCSFQILRMTEELSALQLECADKQSQIERSLRERKAVEEELEKVYKEGRAEPELKKIEALHHRCLEAERRREDINLTLQSTQSKLKKMEMDYSEELSRCQEEVRRLQNSLTTAREECVSISEERLKLQQENTQLRKDMDDLRKSNLIDQKKAKQRMSKLEQEYCLKERELDAQIRELEETGKRNSADLTRLLTAQQKTTQRWKEEAKKLIQDFETKIMSHKSELNRQKQRSHELELQLETDCATIAEYERQLAEYQEKSSRLQLRLTQAEQKATAATHQLNMIASQQRKRHMCDTEMI; from the exons atGGAAGCTGAATTACACTTTTTGCGGGACCAAG tccagAGGTTAAATTCTGTCCTGAGCCAATATCAACATGGACATAACCCTCAAGTCTTATCACAG GTTGAAGTGGAACCACAAGCACAACCCGCAACCCCTTGGATTACTGACAGAAG TATAATGGCTCCCTTGATTGATGAATATGATCGTCACATAAAGGAAATGATGGAAGAGTTACAGAAATACCAG GGACAAATGGCAGACATAAAAGTCAAGCTGGACAGAGTTGTCAAGGAGAATGAAAG GCTACACACTGAGCTTAGAGAGTCAGTAGAGAGACAATTACATGCCATCCCAATGCCTTCAGCAACAGAGGGCAGTGCAGTGGAGGAGGACATCATCATCAAAAATCTCCAGGAGCAGATACAGCTGTCTGAACAG gAGCGAGAGCAGGCCATGGAGTTGTGGCAAACAACGTCTCAGGAGCTAAATCGTCTTCAGCAGATCTACCAGAAGTCTGTGTCTGACACACAGATGCACGATGCCCAGAAGAAGCAACTCACA gaTCAGCTTGTTCAGTTACAGCAACAAGCACAAAAGCTCCTTGTGGACAATCAGAAGCTAGAAATG ACCAACCAGCAGTTTCTGAAGACATTAACTGAGCAGACAACTGAGATGGAGGAGCTACAAAGTTACAACAg GCAGTCTAAGGCTGAACTGCGGACAGCCACAGCCAAAGTAAATGAGATGACCAAATTATTGCAAAATCTCGAGGAACAGATGCAGAGACGG GAAGAAGATGTAGCCGAGGCTCAGGGTCGAGAGAATGCAGCTGACAGAAGACTGCAGCAGCTTCAGTCTGCCTTGGGCCATCTACAGTCCAG ATTAAATGCTGCAACACAGGAAGCAGAAAGTGTTCGTAGAGAGCAAAGTGTTTATGAGAAGAAGGTTGGGGAGCTCCAGACCCGTTGCACCACTTTAGAGGAAGAGAAATATGCAGCTCTTACCAAGGTCCGAGAAAGCATTCAGGCAGCAGAGGAGGGTGCGCTGCAAAAAGAGCAG GCCCTgttaagagaaaaacaaaaaacagaggaACTGGAAAAGACAAAGGAGACTATAAAGCAGTTGATCCAAGATGCCGCAGTCCGTACGAGAAAAGAG GTTGAGAATGTTCGGAAACAGTGCAGTTTTCAAATTCTCAGGATGACAGAGGAGCTGTCTGCATTACAGCTA GAATGTGCAGATAAACAATCACAAATTGAAAGGTCCCTTCGAGAGAGAAAAGCTGTAGAGGAAGAACTGGAGAAG GTGTACAAAGAGGGACGGGCGGAGCCAGAGTTAAAAAAGATAGAGGCTCTTCACCACAGGTGTCTGGAGgctgagagaaggagagaagacaTTAATCTCACTCTGCAAAGCACTCAGAGCAAACTGAAGAAGATGGAAATGGA CTACAGCGAAGAACTGTCCCGGTGCCAAGAGGAAGTACGGCGTCTGCAGAACTCTTTGACTACAGCCAGGGAGGAGTGTGTGAGCATCAGTGAGGAGCGCCTTAAGCTGCAACAGGAAAACACTCAGCTCCGCAAAGACATGGATGATTTGAGAAAATCAAACTTGATTGATCAAAAGAAAGCCAAGCAACGG ATGTCAAAGTTGGAACAGGAGTATTGCTTGAAAGAGCGAGAACTGGATGCTCAGATTCGTGAGTTGGAAGAAACGGGCAAAAGAAATAGTGCTGATCTAACCCGCCTTCTCACAGCACAGCAAAAAACTACTCAGCGCTGGAAAGAAGAGGCCAAAAAGCTGATCCAGGACTTTGAGACTAAAATAATGAGCCACAA gtcaGAGCTGAATCGTCAGAAGCAACGTTCACATGAGCTTGAATTGCAGCTTGAGACTGATTGTGCCACTATTGCGGAG TATGAACGACAGCTAGCAGAGTATCAGGAGAAGTCCAGCCGTCTTCAGCTACGCCTCACACAAGCTGAACAAAAAGCAACCGCAGCTACACATCAG TTGAATATGATTGCATCACAACAGAGGAAAAGACACATGTGCGACACAGAGATGATATGA
- the c1h4orf33 gene encoding UPF0462 protein C4orf33 homolog isoform X1, whose translation MCPIRGLQCLTFIYATLQLSECLLKNQLQFAIEHTWDSNPVDHDPIRIIFSPGAGGLKMQVFGPFFNDPAAPPGPPGHAFPGLWDYEVVESFFLDSTTENYLEVEVCLHGQHLILLLSGVGQAFVQQLPMVFTAAVTGDRWMGEALIPWGYFPPNVNKMNSYAIHGSGEKRTYEALYSIPKEEIAEGQKPNFHLLQYFQDFQLQSIMGDDWVQPESEFWKGKP comes from the exons ATGTGTCCAATTCGTGGATTACAGtgtttgacttttatttatgcAACTCTACAGCTTTCAGAATGTCT TCTCAAAAACCAACTGCAGTTTGCCATTGAGCACACCTGGGACAGTAATCCTGTGGACCATGATCCAATCAGGATTATCTTCTCGCCTGGGGCAGGGGGTCTGAAGATGCAAGTATTTGGTCCCTTTTTTAATGATCCTGCAGCCCCTCCTGGACCCCCTGGACATGCCTTCCCTGGACTCTGGGATTATGAAG tTGTAGAATCATTCTTCCTAGACAGCACTACAGAAAACTACCTTGAGGTGGAAGTGTGTCT ACATGGGCAACATCTCATATTGTTGCTGTCAGGTGTCGGTCAGGCCTTTGTG CAACAACTCCCTATGGTGTTTACTGCCGCAGTCACTGGAGATAGATGGATGGGAGAAGCTCTAATTCCCTGGGGTTACTTCCCTCCTAATGTTAATAAGATGAACTCTTATGCCATTCATGGATCTGGCGAGAAACGCACTTATGAAGCACTTTATTCAATTCCTAAAGAGGAGATCGCAGAAGGCCAAAAACCAAACTT CCACCTGCTGCAGTATTTCCAAGATTTCCAACTGCAGAGCATCATGGGAGATGACTGGGTCCAACCCGAGTCTGAGTTTTGGAAAGGAAAACCATAA